A stretch of Oreochromis aureus strain Israel breed Guangdong linkage group 11, ZZ_aureus, whole genome shotgun sequence DNA encodes these proteins:
- the LOC116315260 gene encoding Krueppel-like factor 10 isoform X1 produces MKSEEHHCHISDVQGESQPTDMGAGDMEAVRALMSMTKHWKSRNFRVRHYRPLSPSSDSSEDDQVTTSSAVLQDSLFCMTPPCSPPHFETTCPGPALALKPHRPTQATSLHKHAAQQSFQCTSVIRHTADGLHCSSNLNCVSKEEEVVQVHMLDSKTDVNCKDGLNSRDSEETVTTQACTETSPIVVQSRQNPGSLLGSDENKNALQSVPAGDDLVSPVPVYCHIVPVSSSATLVQNAVTNSHSQQQHLLPAITMVHTPLQLQHKQEGQTASSAQVFLVGGQVAKGPVMLLVPQPPVPPVYIQPAPVTNGGTKFAAIAPAPHRTLSEQRRVPQQPEVARARNHVCPRDNCNKTYFKSSHLKAHMRTHTGEKPYKCKWEGCERRFARSDELSRHRRTHTGEKKFACPMCLSRFMRSDHLAKHARRHLAAMRGRC; encoded by the exons ATGAAGTCTGAGGAGCACCACTGTCACATCTCAGACGTCCAGGGTGAATCCCAGCCAACTGACATGGGTGCAGGTGACATGGAAGCTGTGCGGGCTCTGATGTCCATGACTAAGCACTGGAAGTCAAGAAACTTCAGGGTGAGGCACTACAGACCTCTGTCTCCCTCCTCAGACTCCTCAGAGGACGACCAGGTCACCACCAGTTCTGCTGTGCTGCAGGACTCTCTGTTT TGTATGACACCACCATGCAGCCCACCCCACTTTGAGACGACCTGTCCAGGTCCAGCTCTAGCTCTGAAGCCTCACCGACCTACACAAGCGACGTCTCTGCACAAACACGCTGCTCAGCAGAGCTTCCAGTGCACCAGTGTGATTCGTCACACTGCAGATGGCCTCCACTGCTCCTCCAACCTTAATTGTGTCtcaaaggaggaggaggtcgTTCAGGTTCACATGCTGGACTCTAAAACTGATGTGAACTGTAAAGATGGGCTGAATAGCAGAGACTCTGAGGAGACTGTTACAACACAAGCTTGCACTGAGACGTCCCCAATTGTTGTTCAGTCCAGACAGAACCCAGGAAGCCTTTTAGGCtcagatgaaaataaaaatgcgcTTCAGTCTGTCCCAGCTGGAGACGATCTGGTCTCACCTGTGCCTGTCTACTGCCACATTGTTCCTGTCTCTTCTTCGGCCACTCTTGTGCAGAACGCTGTCACAAACTCACACAGTCAGCAGCAACACCTACTGCCAGCAATCACCATGGTGCACACgccactgcagctgcagcacaaaCAAGAAGGACAAACGGCTTCTTCTGCTCAGGTCTTCCTTGTAGGGGGTCAGGTGGCAAAGGGTCCCGTCATGCTCCTTGTCCCTCAGCCGCCTGTTCCTCCTGTCTACATTCAACCAGCGCCGGTGACCAATGGTGGAACAAAGTTCGCTGCCATTGCCCCGGCACCTCATCGCACCTTATCGGAGCAAAGACGTGTCCCACAGCAGCCAGAGGTAGCCCGTGCACGCAATCACGTTTGTCCCCGTGACAACTGCAACAAGACTTACTTCAAGAGCTCTCATCTCAAAGCCCACATGAGGACGCACACAG GTGAGAAACCCTATAAATGCAAGTGGGAGGGCTGTGAGAGGCGTTTCGCTCGCTCCGATGAGCTGTCCCGCCATCGCCGAACCCACACGGGAGAAAAAAAATTTGCCTGCCCAATGTGCCTCAGCCGCTTCATGCGTAGCGACCACCTGGCCAAGCATGCCCGAAGACACCTGGCAGCGATGAGGGGACGCTGCTGA
- the LOC116315260 gene encoding Krueppel-like factor 10 isoform X2 — MKSEEHHCHISDVQGESQPTDMGAGDMEAVRALMSMTKHWKSRNFRCMTPPCSPPHFETTCPGPALALKPHRPTQATSLHKHAAQQSFQCTSVIRHTADGLHCSSNLNCVSKEEEVVQVHMLDSKTDVNCKDGLNSRDSEETVTTQACTETSPIVVQSRQNPGSLLGSDENKNALQSVPAGDDLVSPVPVYCHIVPVSSSATLVQNAVTNSHSQQQHLLPAITMVHTPLQLQHKQEGQTASSAQVFLVGGQVAKGPVMLLVPQPPVPPVYIQPAPVTNGGTKFAAIAPAPHRTLSEQRRVPQQPEVARARNHVCPRDNCNKTYFKSSHLKAHMRTHTGEKPYKCKWEGCERRFARSDELSRHRRTHTGEKKFACPMCLSRFMRSDHLAKHARRHLAAMRGRC, encoded by the exons ATGAAGTCTGAGGAGCACCACTGTCACATCTCAGACGTCCAGGGTGAATCCCAGCCAACTGACATGGGTGCAGGTGACATGGAAGCTGTGCGGGCTCTGATGTCCATGACTAAGCACTGGAAGTCAAGAAACTTCAGG TGTATGACACCACCATGCAGCCCACCCCACTTTGAGACGACCTGTCCAGGTCCAGCTCTAGCTCTGAAGCCTCACCGACCTACACAAGCGACGTCTCTGCACAAACACGCTGCTCAGCAGAGCTTCCAGTGCACCAGTGTGATTCGTCACACTGCAGATGGCCTCCACTGCTCCTCCAACCTTAATTGTGTCtcaaaggaggaggaggtcgTTCAGGTTCACATGCTGGACTCTAAAACTGATGTGAACTGTAAAGATGGGCTGAATAGCAGAGACTCTGAGGAGACTGTTACAACACAAGCTTGCACTGAGACGTCCCCAATTGTTGTTCAGTCCAGACAGAACCCAGGAAGCCTTTTAGGCtcagatgaaaataaaaatgcgcTTCAGTCTGTCCCAGCTGGAGACGATCTGGTCTCACCTGTGCCTGTCTACTGCCACATTGTTCCTGTCTCTTCTTCGGCCACTCTTGTGCAGAACGCTGTCACAAACTCACACAGTCAGCAGCAACACCTACTGCCAGCAATCACCATGGTGCACACgccactgcagctgcagcacaaaCAAGAAGGACAAACGGCTTCTTCTGCTCAGGTCTTCCTTGTAGGGGGTCAGGTGGCAAAGGGTCCCGTCATGCTCCTTGTCCCTCAGCCGCCTGTTCCTCCTGTCTACATTCAACCAGCGCCGGTGACCAATGGTGGAACAAAGTTCGCTGCCATTGCCCCGGCACCTCATCGCACCTTATCGGAGCAAAGACGTGTCCCACAGCAGCCAGAGGTAGCCCGTGCACGCAATCACGTTTGTCCCCGTGACAACTGCAACAAGACTTACTTCAAGAGCTCTCATCTCAAAGCCCACATGAGGACGCACACAG GTGAGAAACCCTATAAATGCAAGTGGGAGGGCTGTGAGAGGCGTTTCGCTCGCTCCGATGAGCTGTCCCGCCATCGCCGAACCCACACGGGAGAAAAAAAATTTGCCTGCCCAATGTGCCTCAGCCGCTTCATGCGTAGCGACCACCTGGCCAAGCATGCCCGAAGACACCTGGCAGCGATGAGGGGACGCTGCTGA
- the LOC116315284 gene encoding antizyme inhibitor 1 isoform X1, with amino-acid sequence MKGIADEPQYSVGLLEGGMALCDVIDNHIYEQTLSEKNAFFVADLGVIMRQHVRWRTHMSQIRPYYAVRCNSSPAVIEVLAALGTGFICTNKSELELVQSHGIPSEDIIYSGVCKQVSQIKYAAKNGIDLLVCDNEAELRKISRCHPNAKLLLQVSTEASNPDDDMSMTFGCSLKDCRHLLESAKELGVQVVGVRSHISTSCDDDQVYVHAVSDARCVFDMGEEIGFSMKILDIGGGFSGSEAQLELINTAVMSMVDLYFPPSSGVSIIAEPGNFFVSSAFTLAVNVISKEVVARDPQDQEHDLSPNEEPAFQYTMNEGVYGSFASKLSETLISAPTVHKQNTSLDVPVFSSSLWGPSGDDLDQVVEHCLLPELNIGDWLMFTHAGSYSLGQPLCSSTDSPPPPVYYVISSRDWFEMQDTGVTNETTLKNFSLVPYFLNSCQKEAALSVPA; translated from the exons ATGAAAGGAATTGCTGATGAACCGCAGTATTCTGTTGGCCTGCTGGAGGGAGGCATGGCCCTCTGTGATGTTATTGACAATCACATTTATGAGCAAACACTG TCTGAGAAGAATGCATTCTTTGTAGCAGATCTGGGAGTCATAATGAGGCAGCATGTTCGCTGGCGGACCCACATGTCCCAGATCAGACCATACTATGCTGTCAGGTGCAATAGCAGCCCAGCTGTGATTGAAGTCCTTGCTGCCCTTGGCACTGGGTTCATATGCACCAACAAG TCTGAACTGGAATTGGTGCAGAGCCATGGTATTCCCTCTGAAGATATCATCTACAGTGGTGTTTGCAAACAAGTTTCCCAGATTAAATATGCTGCTAAAAATGGCATTGACCTCCTGGTGTGTGATAATGAAGCAGAGCTGCGCAAGATTTCTCGCTGCCACCCCAATGCCAA GCTGCTGCTACAGGTGTCAACGGAAGCGTCAAACCCGGACGATGACATGAGCATGACATTTGGCTGTTCGCTCAAGGACTGCAGGCATCTGCTGGAGAGTGCTAAGGAGCTGGGTGTGCAGGTAGTTGGGGTCAG GTCTCACATTTCCACCTCCTGTGACGATGACCAGGTGTATGTTCATGCTGTTTCCGATGCCCGTTGTGTCTTTGATATGGGG GAGGAAATTGGCTTCAGCATGAAAATCTTGGACATTGGAGGCGGATTCAGCGGCTCTGAGGCCCAGCTGGAACTG ATTAATACTGCAGTCATGTCTATGGTGGACCTATACTTCCCTCCATCTTCAGGAGTTTCCATCATTGCTGAGCCTGGCAACTTCTTCGTGTCCTCTGCTTTCACACTGGCTGTCAATGTCATCTCCAAGGAGGTGGTGGCACGTGATCCCCAGGACCAGGAGCATG ATCTGTCTCCCAATGAAGAGCCAGCGTTCCAGTACACTATGAACGAAGGAGTGTATGGATCATTTGCCAGCAAACTCTCTGAAACACTGATATCTGCCCCAACTGTTCACAAG CAGAACACTTCCCTGGATGTACCGGtgttcagcagcagcttgtggGGTCCCTCTGGAGATGATCTGGACCAGGTAGTGGAGCACTGTCTTTTACCTGAGCTCAACATTGGAGACTGGCTCATGTTCACACATGCTGGCTCCTATAGTCTGGGTCAACCACTGTGCTCCTCCACTGACTCACCACCACCCCCTGTGTACTACGTCATCTCGTCTAGAGACTG GTTTGAGATGCAGGACACTGGTGTTACCAACGAGACTACACTTAAGAACTTCTCCCTGGTCCCGTACTTCCTCAATTCCTGCCAAAAAGAGGCTGCACTGTCTGTCCCAGCTTAG
- the LOC116315284 gene encoding antizyme inhibitor 1 isoform X2 — MKGIADEPQYSVGLLEGGMALCDVIDNHIYEQTLSEKNAFFVADLGVIMRQHVRWRTHMSQIRPYYAVRCNSSPAVIEVLAALGTGFICTNKSELELVQSHGIPSEDIIYSGVCKQVSQIKYAAKNGIDLLVCDNEAELRKISRCHPNAKLLLQVSTEASNPDDDMSMTFGCSLKDCRHLLESAKELGVQVVGVRSHISTSCDDDQVYVHAVSDARCVFDMGEEIGFSMKILDIGGGFSGSEAQLELINTAVMSMVDLYFPPSSGVSIIAEPGNFFVSSAFTLAVNVISKEVVARDPQDQEHDLSPNEEPAFQYTMNEGVYGSFASKLSETLISAPTVHKNTSLDVPVFSSSLWGPSGDDLDQVVEHCLLPELNIGDWLMFTHAGSYSLGQPLCSSTDSPPPPVYYVISSRDWFEMQDTGVTNETTLKNFSLVPYFLNSCQKEAALSVPA, encoded by the exons ATGAAAGGAATTGCTGATGAACCGCAGTATTCTGTTGGCCTGCTGGAGGGAGGCATGGCCCTCTGTGATGTTATTGACAATCACATTTATGAGCAAACACTG TCTGAGAAGAATGCATTCTTTGTAGCAGATCTGGGAGTCATAATGAGGCAGCATGTTCGCTGGCGGACCCACATGTCCCAGATCAGACCATACTATGCTGTCAGGTGCAATAGCAGCCCAGCTGTGATTGAAGTCCTTGCTGCCCTTGGCACTGGGTTCATATGCACCAACAAG TCTGAACTGGAATTGGTGCAGAGCCATGGTATTCCCTCTGAAGATATCATCTACAGTGGTGTTTGCAAACAAGTTTCCCAGATTAAATATGCTGCTAAAAATGGCATTGACCTCCTGGTGTGTGATAATGAAGCAGAGCTGCGCAAGATTTCTCGCTGCCACCCCAATGCCAA GCTGCTGCTACAGGTGTCAACGGAAGCGTCAAACCCGGACGATGACATGAGCATGACATTTGGCTGTTCGCTCAAGGACTGCAGGCATCTGCTGGAGAGTGCTAAGGAGCTGGGTGTGCAGGTAGTTGGGGTCAG GTCTCACATTTCCACCTCCTGTGACGATGACCAGGTGTATGTTCATGCTGTTTCCGATGCCCGTTGTGTCTTTGATATGGGG GAGGAAATTGGCTTCAGCATGAAAATCTTGGACATTGGAGGCGGATTCAGCGGCTCTGAGGCCCAGCTGGAACTG ATTAATACTGCAGTCATGTCTATGGTGGACCTATACTTCCCTCCATCTTCAGGAGTTTCCATCATTGCTGAGCCTGGCAACTTCTTCGTGTCCTCTGCTTTCACACTGGCTGTCAATGTCATCTCCAAGGAGGTGGTGGCACGTGATCCCCAGGACCAGGAGCATG ATCTGTCTCCCAATGAAGAGCCAGCGTTCCAGTACACTATGAACGAAGGAGTGTATGGATCATTTGCCAGCAAACTCTCTGAAACACTGATATCTGCCCCAACTGTTCACAAG AACACTTCCCTGGATGTACCGGtgttcagcagcagcttgtggGGTCCCTCTGGAGATGATCTGGACCAGGTAGTGGAGCACTGTCTTTTACCTGAGCTCAACATTGGAGACTGGCTCATGTTCACACATGCTGGCTCCTATAGTCTGGGTCAACCACTGTGCTCCTCCACTGACTCACCACCACCCCCTGTGTACTACGTCATCTCGTCTAGAGACTG GTTTGAGATGCAGGACACTGGTGTTACCAACGAGACTACACTTAAGAACTTCTCCCTGGTCCCGTACTTCCTCAATTCCTGCCAAAAAGAGGCTGCACTGTCTGTCCCAGCTTAG